One segment of Hippopotamus amphibius kiboko isolate mHipAmp2 chromosome 4, mHipAmp2.hap2, whole genome shotgun sequence DNA contains the following:
- the RNF133 gene encoding E3 ubiquitin-protein ligase RNF133 encodes MHLLKIGARRNNAACSWLMKFSFLWLLSQHCCSASAVWTAYMNISFHVGNRMLSELGETGVFGRSSALKRVAGVIVLPEGKMQNACNPNTSFSKSKNSAKWLALVERGGCTFTQKIKVAVEKGASGVIIYNFPATGNQVFPMSHQAFEDIVVVMIGNLKGMEILHLIQKGVHVTVTIEVGRKHIIWMNHYFVSFVIVTTATLAYFIFYHIRRLWVARIQNRRWQRLTTDLKKAFGQLQLRVLKEGDKEVSPNGDSCVVCFELYKPDDTVRILTCKHFFHKNCIDPWILAHGTCPMCKCDILKALGIQVDVEDGTESLQVLMSNELSGILSPSEEGTNNELTPAGR; translated from the coding sequence ATGCATCTACTCAAGATTGGCGCTCGGAGAAACAATGCTGCGTGTTCCTGGCTCATGAAATTCAGTTTCCTTTGGCTGCTTAGCCAGCACTGTTGCAGCGCCAGCGCTGTTTGGACTGCTTACATGAACATATCATTTCACGTTGGAAATCGCATGTTGTCAGAGCTGGGGGAGACTGGAGTGTTTGGAAGAAGCTCCGCTTTGAAGAGAGTGGCGGGAGTTATCGTGCTTCCAGAGGGAAAAATGCAAAATGCATGTAACCCCAATACCAGTTTCAGCAAATCGAAGAACTCGGCCAAATGGCTTGCGCTTGTTGAACGGGGGGGCTGTACCTTCACACAGAAGATCAAGGTGGCTGTGGAGAAGGGAGCCAGCGGAGTGATCATCTATAACTTTCCAGCGACCGGCAATCAGGTTTTTCCCATGTCCCATCAGGCATTTGAAGACATCGTTGTGGTGATGATTGGTAACTTAAAAGGCATGGAGATTTTGCATTTAATTCAGAAGGGAGTTCACGTTACAGTCACGATTGAGGTGGGAAGAAAACACATCATCTGGATGAATCactattttgtctcttttgtgATCGTCACAACTGCTACGTTAGCATATTTCATCTTTTATCATATTCGAAGACTTTGGGTAGCAAGGATTCAAAACAGGAGATGGCAGCGGTTAACAACCGATCTCAAGAAAGCATTTGGCCAGCTTCAACTTCGGGTACTGAAAGAGGGGGACAAGGAAGTGAGTCCAAATGGAGATAGCTGTGTAGTTTGCTTTGAACTCTACAAGCCTGATGATACAGTTCGTATTCTGACTTGTAAACATTTTTTCCACAAGAACTGCATTGACCCCTGGATTCTAGCCCATGGGACATGCCCCATGTGCAAATGTGACATCCTTAAAGCTTTGGGGATTCAAGTGGATGTTGAAGATGGAACCGAATCCTTGCAAGTTCTAATGTCAAATGAATTGTCTGGTATCCTATCACCTAGTGAAGAGGGCACAAATAATGAACTTACTCCTGCAGGAAGGTAA
- the RNF148 gene encoding RING finger protein 148: protein MRLLRNTPSVHSSVSSRLLKLSIFLLLSLPDSKGKAIWTAHLNITFQVGNQIISKLGESGVFGNHSPLERVSGVVVLPEGWNQNACNPLTNFSRPERANSWLALIERGGCTFTHKINVAAEKGAHGVIIYNYPGTGNKVFPMSHQGTENIVAVMIGNLKGMELLRLIQKGIYVTIIVEVGRMHLPWLSHYVMSLCTFLAATMAYLFLYCAWRPRVPNSSTRRRRQIKADVKKAIRELQLRVLKEGDKELDPDEDSCVVCFDVYKPEDVVRILACKHFFHKACIDPWLLAHRTCPMCKCDILKT from the coding sequence ATGAGACTACTTAGAAATACTCCTTCAGTTCACAGTTCTGTTTCATCTCGACTGTTGAAACTTAGCATCTTTCTCCTACTTAGCCTTCCTGACTCAAAAGGAAAAGCCATTTGGACAGCCCACCTGAATATAACGTTTCAGGTGGGAAATCAGATTATATCAAAATTAGGAGAGAGCGGAGTGTTCGGGAATCATTCGCCTCTGGAAAGGGTGTCTGGTGTGGTGGTACTTCCTGAAGGATGGAATCAGAATGCTTGTAATCCTCTGACCAATTTCAGCAGGCCTGAGAGGGCCAACTCCTGGCTGGCCCTCATTGAACGGGGCGGCTGTACTTTCACGCACAAAATCAACGTCGCGGCAGAGAAGGGAGCACATGGGGTGATTATCTATAACTATCCAGGTACGGGCAACAAAGTGTTTCCCATGTCTCACCAGGGAACGGAAAATATAGTTGCGGTGATGATAGGCAACCTGAAAGGCATGGAACTTTTGCGCTTGATCCAGAAAGGAATCTATGTGACCATCATCGTTGAAGTGGGGAGGATGCACTTGCCCTGGCTGAGCCATTACGTCATGTCTCTGTGCACCTTCCTGGCTGCCACAATGGCCTACCTGTTCCTGTACTGTGCCTGGAGACCGCGAGTGCCCAATTCTTCCACCAGGAGGCGCAGACAGATAAAGGCAGATGTGAAGAAAGCTATCAGAGAGCTCCAGCTGCGAGTGCTCAAAGAAGGGGATAAGGAGCTAGATCCGGATGAAGACAGTTGTGTTGTTTGCTTTGACGTATACAAGCCTGAAGATGTAGTACGTATTTTAgcttgcaaacattttttccatAAGGCATGCATCGACCCCTGGCTTTTAGCCCATAGGACATGCCCCATGTGCAAGTGTGACATTTTGAAAACCTAA